Proteins from one Fragaria vesca subsp. vesca linkage group LG6, FraVesHawaii_1.0, whole genome shotgun sequence genomic window:
- the LOC101309759 gene encoding rhamnogalacturonate lyase-like: MGRPMGCGTLVVLLVLVFLLIGHGNNRSTSSRTSLRSTSTSERYYGVKMVNTSNTIVLDNGLVRLTFSNPTGHVTGIKYGGIDNLLEIHNKPTNRGYWDLNWNYPGQKSRTSIFEGILGTEFRVITSAEDQVEISFTRTYNVSLPQGVTVPFNMDKRYILQRGRSGFYAYAIFERLEGWPEAKVDQIRMVFKLQQAKFRYMALSDTRQRFMPTAYERGIYGIKLAYKEAVLLNNTGEVDDKYQYTIEDKDNKVHGWICTDEKSPVGFWMITPTDEFKMAGPFKQGLTSHVGPTTLSVFVSSHYAGNVSMNFQQGEAWKKVFGPVFIYLNSAHQGSKNSISSLWSNAKQQMLEEVKSWPYNFTESRDFLSSDQRGSLSSRLLIYDQYISHQPLHSARFAYVGLAPPGEVGSWQRESKGYQFWTQADNKGHFIIKNVLPGNYSLYASVPGIIGDYKYEADITIEQGSKIQMPDFIYEPPRNGPTLWEIGIPDRTAAEFYIPDPYPTLSNKLYIVSERFRQYGLWARYEDRYPDSDLVYKVGVHNYSNDWFYAQVTRDIGNGTYVGTTWQIQFELESATHPGNFTLRLALASGSYSKLLVRINNLNTKQPHFATGRIGVDNAIARHGIHGLYSLFSVSVPSSLLHQGTNTIYLTQPKGESPFTGIMYDYIRLEGPPV, translated from the coding sequence ATGGGTCGTCCAATGGGTTGTGGGACACTAGTGGTGCTGCTGGTTTTAGTTTTTCTCCTGATAGGTCATGGAAACAATAGAAGTACCTCATCAAGAACATCACTTCGGAGCACTAGCACTTCTGAACGATATTATGGGGTGAAGATGGTGAATACATCCAACACCATTGTGTTGGATAATGGCCTTGTCCGACTAACTTTCTCCAATCCCACCGGACACGTTACCGGAATCAAATACGGTGGAATAGATAACTTGCTTGAGATCCACAATAAGCCAACTAATAGAGGGTACTGGGATTTGAACTGGAACTACCCAGGGCAGAAGAGCAGAACTAGTATCTTTGAAGGAATATTGGGCACAGAATTTCGTGTGATTACATCTGCAGAAGACCAAGTAGAAATCTCTTTCACCAGAACATACAATGTGTCCCTTCCCCAGGGTGTGACAGTGCCCTTTAATATGGACAAAAGGTACATATTGCAGCGTGGTCGTTCTGGCTTCTATGCATACGCCATTTTTGAACGCTTAGAAGGGTGGCCGGAAGCCAAGGTTGATCAAATAAGAATGGTTTTCAAGCTTCAACAAGCCAAGTTCAGATACATGGCGCTATCGGATACTAGGCAAAGGTTCATGCCAACAGCCTATGAACGTGGAATTTATGGTATCAAACTCGCATATAAAGAAGCGGTTCTCCTAAACAACACAGGAGAGGTAGATGACAAGTATCAGTACACGATTGAGGACAAGGATAACAAAGTCCATGGTTGGATTTGCACTGATGAGAAGTCACCTGTTGGGTTTTGGATGATCACACCAACTGATGAGTTCAAAATGGCCGGTCCCTTCAAGCAAGGCCTCACTTCCCACGTTGGTCCAACTACTCTCTCTGTGTTTGTTAGTAGCCATTACGCTGGGAATGTTTCGATGAACTTCCAACAAGGTGAGGCATGGAAGAAGGTTTTCGGCCCGGTTTTTATCTATCTTAACTCTGCTCATCAAGGCTCAAAGAATTCCATCAGTAGTCTTTGGAGCAATGCTAAACAACAGATGTTAGAAGAAGTCAAGAGCTGGCCATACAATTTTACTGAGTCTCGAGACTTCCTTTCTTCTGATCAAAGGGGATCACTGTCTAGCCGATTACTGATATATGATCAGTACATCAGTCATCAGCCTCTTCATTCAGCACGTTTCGCTTATGTAGGACTTGCACCACCTGGAGAAGTTGGATCATGGCAAAGGGAAAGCAAGGGATACCAGTTCTGGACTCAAGCTGACAACAAGGGTCACTTCATCATCAAAAATGTCCTGCCCGGAAATTACAGTTTGTATGCATCCGTTCCAGGCATCATTGGAGACTACAAATATGAGGCTGACATAACAATTGAACAAGGAAGCAAAATCCAAATGCCTGATTTTATCTATGAACCTCCAAGAAATGGTCCTACTTTGTGGGAAATTGGCATCCCTGATCGCACTGCTGCCGAGTTCTACATACCTGATCCATATCCAACTCTCTCAAATAAGTTGTACATTGTTTCAGAAAGGTTTCGGCAATATGGATTGTGGGCACGTTATGAAGATCGATACCCTGACTCTGATCTGGTCTACAAAGTTGGTGTTCACAATTACAGTAACGATTGGTTTTATGCTCAAGTGACCAGGGATATAGGAAATGGGACCTATGTAGGAACTACATGGCAGATTCAGTTTGAACTTGAAAGTGCGACTCATCCCGGAAATTTTACACTCCGATTGGCATTGGCCTCAGGCAGTTATTCAAAACTGCTGGTTCGGATTAATAACTTGAACACCAAGCAACCACATTTTGCAACAGGTAGAATAGGTGTGGACAATGCTATAGCAAGACATGGAATTCATGGCTTGTACTCGTTGTTCAGTGTTAGTGTACCAAGTTCTCTGCTGCACCAAGGAACAAACACAATCTATCTTACACAGCCAAAAGGTGAATCACCCTTCACAGGAATCATGTATGACTACATAAGACTAGAAGGACCCCCAGTATAA
- the LOC101296689 gene encoding receptor-like protein kinase-like, with amino-acid sequence MQFHFLFLFLCFSVSITTITSLSSDGLVLLSLLNHWTFVPNPISSSWNLSDSTPCNWVGVECDPAHNVLALNVSSYDISGQLGSEIGNLSHLETLVLSSNNFSGQIPMELADCSLLETLDLSGNGFSGKVPDNLDKLGNLQYLSLSDNYLEGQIPSSIGNCKNLVYLDLSSNQFSGGVPSALGNCTGLEEFSAAVNKLVGPIPSSFGLLDKLRILYLPENQLSGRIPPELGKCKSLTELQLYSNQLVGEIPDELGMLTNLQDLELFQNNLTGEIPVSIWKIQTLQYVHLYMNNLTGELPLEMTELKQLKNITLYNNQFYGVVPQAFGINSSLVWVDFMYNKFTGSIPPNLCFGKQLWALNMGFNQFQGTIPSDVGSCSTLWRMRLEQNNLTGVLPQFVKNSELSYMDISSNEISGEIPSSLGNCSSLTTIILSMNNLTGVIPEELGYLADLQKLNLSHNNLVGALPSSLSNCTKMQEFDVGSNFLNGSIPLSLSRWTGLSKLVLSENRFTGGIPPFLSEFEKLSELQLGGNLLGGVIPSSVGALQNLFYAMNLSNNALTGEVPSDIGKLMMLQRLDLSHNNLTGSLRVLDGMKSLIEVNVSFNGFTGAVPETLMNLLNSSSFSFSSNPSLCVSYLPSCGYTCAGNNTIKLCNSPSSKPKGLSKVGIAFIAVGSSILVVSLLYLLLYLFCLSRRTKKELGVSDREGPSSLLTKVMEATENLNDRYIIGRGAHGTVYRASLDDDEDFAVKKLVFAGHEGTRLSMIRELQTLGKIKHRNLVKLEDFWLRKDYGLILYRYMQNGSLHDVLHEISPPLILEWSVRYKIALGTAYALEYLHYDCVPPIVHRDIKPMNILLDSEMEAHISDFGIAKLLDQSTPSTISISVVGTTGYIAPENAFRTANSVESDVYGYGVVLLELITRRKALDPSFMEQTDIVGWVRSVWSDTEKIDRIVDSSIMEELLDSSIRDQIVDVFLVALSCIHNDPKKRPMMRDVIKQLLDVKSPMRSTKF; translated from the exons ATGCAGTTCCATTTCCTGTTCTTGTTCTTGTGCTTCTCTGTTTCCATAACCACTATAACTAGTTTGAGCTCTGATGGGCTTGTTCTACTGTCCCTCTTAAACCACTGGACTTTTGTCCCCAACCCCATTTCCTCAAGTTGGAATCTTTCTGATTCCACACCATGCAATTGGGTAGGAGTAGAATGTGATCCGGCCCACAATGTTCTTGCCTTAAATGTCTCTAGTTATGACATTTCTGGTCAGTTAGGGTCTGAAATTGGGAACTTGAGTCACTTAGAGACTCTTGTTTTGAGTTCCAATAATTTTTCTGGCCAAATTCCCATGGAGTTGGCCGATTGTAGTCTTCTTGAGACCTTGGACTTGTCTGGAAATGGGTTCTCTGGAAAAGTTCCTGATAACTTGGACAAGTTGGGAAATTTACAGTACTTGAGTTTGAGTGATAATTATCTGGAAGGGCAGATTCCTTCATCTATTGGAAATTGCAAGAACTTGGTTTACTTGGATTTGTCATCCAATCAGTTTAGTGGAGGTGTTCCTTCTGCACTTGGCAATTGTACTGGTTTAGAGGAATTTTCAGCTGCAGTTAACAAATTAGTTGGTCCAATACCTTCTTCCTTTGGCCTACTAGATAAGCTACGAATTCTATACCTTCCTGAGAATCAGCTGTCAGGAAGAATACCTCCAGAACTTGGTAAATGCAAGTCCTTGACCGAACTACAATTGTATTCGAACCAGCTAGTTGGAGAAATTCCTGATGAGTTGGGAATGTTGACCAACCTGCAGGACCTTGAATTATTCCAAAACAACTTAACTGGTGAGATTCCAGTTAGCATATGGAAGATTCAAACTCTTCAATATGTCCATCTCTACATGAATAACCTCACTGGGGAACTGCCTTTAGAGATGACGGAGCTCAAGCAACTTAAAAACATCACATTGTACAACAACCAGTTCTATGGAGTTGTACCTCAAGCTTTCGGGATTAACAGCAGTTTAGTTTGGGTGGATTTTATGTATAATAAGTTCACTGGTAGCATCCCTCCAAATCTTTGCTTTGGAAAGCAGCTATGGGCATTGAATATGGGGTTCAATCAATTTCAAGGTACCATACCTTCTGATGTCGGAAGTTGTTCAACTCTTTGGAGGATGAGACTTGAACAGAATAACCTGACCGGAGTTCTCCCACAATTTGTGAAAAATTCTGAGCTTTCATATATGGACATCAGCAGCAATGAGATTAGTGGAGAAATTCCATCAAGCTTGGGAAACTGTAGCAGCCTCACCACCATCATCTTGTCCATGAACAACTTAACAGGAGTTATACCAGAAGAGCTTGGTTACCTTGCAGATCTTCAAAAGTTGAATCTTTCCCACAATAATTTGGTGGGTGCTTTGCCTTCTAGCCTATCCAATTGTACCAAAATGCAGGAGTTTGACGTGGGGTCCAACTTCTTGAATGGTTCAATTCCTTTGAGTTTGAGCAGATGGACAGGTTTATCTAAATTGGTATTGAGTGAAAACAGGTTCACTGGCGGCATTCCACCTTTCTTGTCAGAATTTGAAAAGCTTTCCGAGCTACAACTTGGTGGAAATTTGTTGGGAGGTGTGATTCCATCGTCGGTTGGAGCTCTGCAGAATTTGTTTTATGCTATGAACCTTAGCAATAATGCATTGACAGGTGAGGTCCCTTCAGACATTGGAAAGCTGATGATGCTACAGCGGTTAGATTTATCTCATAACAACTTGACAGGGAGTTTAAGAGTTCTTGATGGCATGAAGTCATTAATTGAAGTTAATGTTTCATTCAATGGCTTCACTGGTGCAGTACCAGAAACACTGATGAACCTGTTGAACTCATCCTCATTTTCCTTTTCCAGCAATCCCTCCCTATGTGTCAGCTACCTTCCATCATGTGGCTACACTTGTGCCGGAAACAACACTATTAAACTCTGTAATAGTCCATCAAGCAAGCCGAAAGGACTTAGCAAAGTGGGAATTGCATTTATAGCGGTCGGATCATCGATACTTGTTGTTTCTCTGCTGTATCTACTGCTTTATTTGTTTTGCTTGAGCAGAAGGACTAAGAAGGAGCTTGGGGTCTCTGATCGAGAGGGTCCATCTTCCTTACTCACAAAAGTCATGGAGGCTACAGAGAACCTTAATGATAGATATATTATTGGGAGAGGAGCCCATGGAACTGTTTATAGAGCTTCTTTGGATGATGATGAAGATTTTGCTGTCAAGAAGCTTGTATTTGCAGGGCATGAAGGAACGCGTTTGAGCATGATAAGAGAACTTCAAACCCTTGGGAAGATCAAGCACCGGAATCTGGTCAAATTAGAAGACTTCTGGTTAAGAAAGGACTATGGCTTAATCTTGTACAGGTACATGCAGAACGGGAGCCTTCATGATGTTTTACATGAAATTAGTCCGCCACTAATACTGGAGTGGAGTGTCCGCTACAAGATAGCACTGGGAACTGCATACGCTTTGGAATATCTCCATTATGATTGTGTGCCCCCAATAGTGCATCGTGATATCAAGCCAATGAACATTCTCTTAGACTCTGAGATGGAAGCTCATATTTCTGATTTTGGTATTGCTAAACTCTTGGATCAGTCCACTCCTTCAACGATTTCCATCTCAGTTGTTGGTACAACTGGATATATCGCACCAG AAAATGCATTCAGAACAGCAAACAGTGTGGAGTCTGATGTGTACGGTTATGGGGTTGTATTACTTGAGCTGATAACTAGAAGGAAGGCATTGGATCCATCTTTTATGGAGCAAACTGACATTGTAGGATGGGTTAGATCAGTGTGGAGTGATACAGAAAAAATTGATAGGATTGTTGATTCAAGCATTATGGAGGAACTTCTAGACTCAAGTATCAGGGACCAGATTGTTGATGTATTTTTGGTGGCTCTCAGCTGTATTCATAATGATCCTAAAAAGCGACCCATGATGAGAGATGTTATCAAGCAATTATTAGATGTAAAGTCCCCAATGAGGAGCACAAAATTCTAG
- the LOC101310051 gene encoding receptor-like protein kinase-like — translation MQLSLCHFLFLFLCFSVSITTITSLNSDGLALLSLLNRWTFVPTPISSSWNLSDSTPCKWVGIECDTAQNVFALNVSSYGISGLLGPEIGNLSLLQILVLSVNSFSGQIPMELANCSLLETLDLSGNGFTGKLPDNLHKLKNLQYLGLYDNFLDGQIPESLFTIPKLAFVYLYNNSLNGSIPGSIGSLSHLSELVHLYLDYNELSGGIPSSIGNCSKLEELTLSYNQLSGVLPESLNNLKNLSYVLVSKNSLEGTISFGSENCKKLFFLDLSYNKFRGSLPSALGNCTGLMSFMAISNNLVGSIPSSFGLLDKLELLYLPVNQLSGRIPPELGQCKSLTGLQLNMNQLVGEIPDELGMLDNLQDLRLSQNNLTGEVPVSIWKIQTLQYVHLYMNNLTGELPLEMTELKQLKNISLFNNQFYGVIPQALGINSSLELVDFMYNMFTGSIPPNLCFGKQLMVLVMGFNQLQGTIPSDVGGCSTLSRLRLEQNNLTGVLPQFVKNSELSYMDISSNEITGEIPSSLGNCSNLTTIILSMNKLTGVIPEELGYLADLQTLDLSDNNLVGALPSSLSNCTKMEHFNVASNFLNGSIPSSLSSWTGLSELVLSDNKFTGGIPPFLSEFEMLSELNLGGNLLGGVIPSSVGALQNLFYALNLSNNALTGLVPSELGKLIMLQRLDLSQNKLTGTLSALDGMKSLIEVNVSYNNFTGAVPQRLMNLLNSSRFSFSSNPSLCVSYLPSCGLTCAGNYTIRLCKSQSSKQKGLSKMGIAFIALGSSILAVSLLYLLVYLFCLRRRTKQEVGVSAREGPSSLLTKVMEATEDLNDRYIIGRGSHGTVYRASLDEDKDFAVKKLVFAGHAGRRLSMIRELQTLGKIKHRNLVKLEDFWLRKDYGLILYRYMQNGSLHDVLHEISPRLILEWSMRYNIALGTAYGLEYLHYDCDPPIVHRDIKPMNILLDSEMEAHIADFGIAKLLDQSTPSMVSISVVGTTGYIAPENAFRTANSVESDVYSYGVVLLELITRKKALDPSFMEQSDIVGWVRSVWRDTERIDRIVDSSLVEELLDSNIRNQIVDVLLLALSCTHDDPKKRPTMRDVIKILLEINSPMRSTLF, via the exons ATGCAGCTTTCATTGTGCCATTTCCTGTTCTTGTTCTTGTGCTTCTCTGTTTCCATAACCACTATAACTAGTTTGAACTCTGATGGACTTGCTTTACTGTCCCTCTTAAACCGCTGGACTTTTGTTCCCACACCCATTTCTTCAAGCTGGAATCTTTCTGATTCCACACCATGTAAATGGGTAGGAATAGAATGTGACACTGCCCAAAATGTGTTTGCCTTGAATGTCTCTAGTTATGGAATTTCTGGTCTGTTAGGACCTGAAATTGGGAACTTGAGTCTCTTACAGATTCTTGTTTTGAGTGTCAATAGTTTTTCGGGTCAAATTCCAATGGAGTTGGCCAATTGTAGTCTTCTTGAGACCTTGGACTTGTCTGGAAATGGTTTCACTGGGAAGTTACCTGATAACTTGCACAAGTTGAAGAATCTACAGTACTTAGGCTTGTATGATAATTTTCTGGATGGGCAGATTCCTGAGTCCTTGTTTACAATTCCAAAATTGGCCTTTGTTTATCTATACAATAACAGTTTGAATGGTTCAATTCCTGGAAGTATAGGTTCATTGAGTCATTTGAGTGAGCTTGTGCATTTGTATTTGGACTATAATGAATTGTCCGGAGGGATTCCTTCATCCATTGGGAATTGTAGTAAATTGGAGGAATTGACTTTGAGTTACAACCAGTTGAGTGGAGTATTGCCCGAGAGTCTGAACAACCTTAAGAACCTGTCGTATGTACTAGTCAGTAAGAACAGTCTTGAGGGTACCATTTCTTTTGGTTCAGAAAATTGCAAGAAATTGTTTTTCTTGGATCTGTCATACAATAAGTTTAGGGGAAGTCTTCCATCAGCCCTTGGCAATTGTACTGGTTTAATGTCTTTTATGGCCATAAGTAACAACTTGGTTGGTTCAATACCTTCTTCTTTTGGCCTACTAGATAAGCTAGAACTCTTGTACCTTCCTGTGAATCAGCTGTCTGGAAGAATACCTCCAGAACTCGGTCAGTGCAAGTCGTTGACCGGACTACAATTGAATATGAACCAACTAGTTGGAGAAATTCCTGATGAGTTGGGAATGTTGGACAACCTGCAAGACCTTCGATTATCCCAAAACAACTTAACTGGTGAAGTTCCAGTTAGCATATGGAAGATTCAAACTCTTCAATATGTCCATCTCTACATGAATAACCTCACTGGGGAACTGCCTTTAGAGATGACTGAACTCAAGCAACTGAAAAACATCTCATTGTTTAACAACCAGTTTTATGGAGTTATACCTCAAGCTTTGGGGATTAACAGCAGTCTAGAGCTGGTAGATTTTATGTATAATATGTTCACCGGTAGCATCCCTCCAAATCTTTGCTTTGGAAAGCAGCTAATGGTATTGGTTATGGGGTTCAATCAACTTCAAGGTACCATACCTTCTGATGTCGGAGGTTGTTCAACTCTTTCGAGGTTGAGACTCGAACAGAATAACCTGACCGGAGTTCTCCCACAATTTGTGAAAAATTCTGAGCTTTCATATATGGACATCAGCAGCAATGAGATTACTGGAGAAATTCCATCAAGCTTGGGAAACTGTAGCAACCTCACCACTATCATCTTGTCCATGAACAAGTTGACAGGAGTCATACCAGAGGAGCTTGGTTACCTTGCAGATCTTCAAACTTTGGATCTTTCCGACAACAATTTGGTGGGTGCTTTGCCTTCTAGCCTATCCAATTGTACCAAAATGGAGCATTTCAATGTGGCATCCAACTTCTTGAATGGCTCCATTCCTTCCAGTTTGAGTAGTTGGACAGGTTTATCTGAATTGGTATTAAGTGATAACAAGTTTACTGGCGGCATTCCACCATTCTTGTCAGAATTTGAAATGCTTTCAGAGCTAAATCTTGGTGGAAATTTGTTGGGAGGTGTGATTCCATCATCAGTTGGAGCACTGCAGAATTTGTTTTATGCCCTGAACCTTAGCAATAATGCATTGACAGGTTTGGTTCCTTCAGAGCTTGGAAAGTTGATAATGCTACAGAGGCTAGATTTATCTCAAAACAAATTGACAGGGACTTTGAGTGCTCTTGATGGCATGAAATCATTAATTGAGGTTAATGTTTCATACAATAACTTCACAGGTGCAGTACCACAAAGACTGATGAACCTGTTGAACTCATCCAGATTTTCCTTTTCCAGCAATCCCTCTCTATGTGTCAGTTATCTTCCATCATGTGGCTTAACTTGTGCTGGAAACTACACTATTAGGCTCTGCAAAAGTCAATCAAGCAAGCAGAAAGGACTTAGCAAAATGGGAATTGCATTTATAGCCCTCGGATCATCGATACTTGCTGTTTCTCTGCTGTATCTACTGGTGTATTTGTTTTGCTTGAGAAGAAGGACTAAGCAGGAAGTTGGGGTCTCAGCCCGAGAGGGACCATCTTCCTTACTCACCAAAGTCATGGAGGCTACAGAGGATCTAAATGATAGATATATCATTGGGAGAGGAAGTCATGGAACTGTTTATAGGGCTTCTTTGGATGAAGACAAGGATTTTGCTGTCAAGAAGCTTGTATTTGCCGGGCATGCCGGAAGGCGTTTGAGCATGATTAGAGAACTTCAAACCCTTGGGAAGATCAAGCACCGGAATCTGGTCAAATTAGAAGACTTCTGGTTAAGAAAGGACTATGGCTTAATCTTGTATAGGTACATGCAAAATGGAAGCCTTCATGATGTCTTACACGAAATTAGTCCCCGGTTAATTCTGGAGTGGAGTATGCGCTACAATATAGCACTGGGAACTGCATATGGCTTGGAATATCTCCATTATGATTGTGATCCTCCTATAGTGCATCGAGATATCAAGCCAATGAACATTCTGTTAGACTCAGAGATGGAAGCTCACATTGCTGATTTTGGTATTGCTAAACTCTTAGATCAGTCAACTCCTTCAATGGTGTCTATCTCAGTTGTTGGTACAACCGGATATATCGCACCAG AGAATGCATTCAGAACAGCAAACAGTGTGGAGTCTGATGTGTACAGTTATGGGGTTGTTTTACTTGAGCTGATAACTAGAAAGAAGGCATTGGATCCATCTTTTATGGAGCAATCTGATATTGTAGGATGGGTTAGATCAGTGTGGAGGGATACAGAAAGAATTGATAGGATTGTCGATTCAAGCCTTGTGGAGGAACTTCTGGACTCAAATATCAGGAACCAGATTGTTGATGTGCTTCTGTTGGCTCTCAGCTGTACTCATGATGATCCTAAAAAGCGACCCACGATGAGAGATGTTATCAAGATATTATTAGAGATAAATTCCCCAATGAGGAGCACATTGTTCTAG